One stretch of Candidatus Baltobacteraceae bacterium DNA includes these proteins:
- a CDS encoding chemotaxis protein CheA, whose amino-acid sequence MNEEPFDRAELLRYFKDESEELLQQIDADLLKLEPLAASARSDPETVNSLFRALHTIKGSAGMLELGDVATFAHKLENVCDLVRNGRLPISSVLIEILFEGRDLLTALIRAGTDGTPATRSGAGFAERLETVVLRHTRSEDEEAQHVTADPATASAGKARPRTIRVDIARLDVLLDLVGELVITKNRIMQISTMLTRGEAADAAKLVAQLNTAAALLARTSTDLQEAVMHSRMVRIAGVFERFPRVVRDLAKSRGKEIELAIEGAETDLDKTIVDEIGEPLMHLVRNCVDHGIESPKRRRECGKDPVGKIELRAAHEGNSVVVQIRDDGGGVDLDRVRERGLALGLIAADAVQTERDLLELLFVPGFSTARTVSEISGRGVGMDVVHRAIGRLSGTLEIASRPGEGTTFTIRLPLTLAILGALLVRIAGELYAIPIDAVGESLRLDASEIARSQSGESIVHRDRFLPVIRGAEFFELSSRGRESGSVLVVVLRAADREVGLVVDEFVGDQEIVVKPLSELVGPIAGIAGGTILGDGSIALILDPNALVSEVHRGPGSVVISGAMPQR is encoded by the coding sequence GTGAACGAAGAGCCGTTCGATCGAGCCGAGCTTCTCCGGTATTTCAAAGATGAGTCGGAGGAGCTGCTTCAGCAGATCGACGCAGATCTGCTCAAGCTGGAGCCGCTTGCGGCCTCCGCGCGCTCCGACCCCGAGACGGTCAACTCACTCTTTCGTGCGCTGCACACGATCAAAGGCAGCGCCGGCATGCTCGAGCTTGGCGACGTCGCCACGTTTGCGCATAAACTCGAGAACGTCTGCGACCTGGTCCGCAACGGCCGTCTTCCGATTTCGAGCGTTCTTATTGAGATACTGTTCGAAGGGCGTGACTTGCTCACGGCTCTCATTCGCGCCGGAACCGACGGTACGCCGGCGACACGCAGCGGTGCCGGTTTCGCGGAGCGTCTCGAGACGGTCGTTCTGCGCCACACGCGCTCGGAAGATGAAGAAGCGCAGCACGTTACCGCCGATCCCGCGACGGCGAGCGCAGGCAAAGCCCGTCCACGGACGATCCGCGTCGACATCGCACGGTTGGACGTGCTGCTCGACCTGGTCGGTGAGCTCGTTATCACCAAGAACCGGATCATGCAGATCAGCACGATGCTGACGCGTGGCGAAGCCGCCGATGCCGCTAAACTCGTGGCACAGCTCAATACCGCGGCCGCCCTTTTGGCGCGCACGAGCACCGATCTTCAAGAAGCCGTCATGCACTCGCGCATGGTTCGCATCGCGGGAGTGTTCGAACGCTTCCCGCGGGTCGTTCGCGATCTCGCAAAGTCACGCGGCAAAGAAATCGAGCTGGCGATCGAGGGCGCCGAAACGGACCTGGACAAGACTATCGTCGACGAGATCGGCGAACCGCTGATGCATCTCGTGCGCAACTGCGTCGATCACGGAATTGAATCGCCCAAACGCCGCCGTGAATGCGGGAAGGATCCGGTCGGAAAGATCGAGCTGCGCGCCGCTCACGAAGGGAATAGCGTCGTGGTGCAGATTCGCGACGATGGCGGCGGGGTCGATTTGGATCGCGTAAGAGAACGCGGGCTTGCACTCGGACTTATCGCAGCGGATGCGGTTCAGACCGAACGCGACCTTTTGGAATTGTTGTTCGTCCCCGGTTTCTCCACAGCGCGGACGGTCAGCGAAATCTCGGGACGCGGCGTCGGCATGGATGTCGTGCATCGCGCGATCGGCCGTCTTTCCGGAACGCTTGAAATAGCCTCGCGGCCTGGTGAGGGGACAACCTTCACGATTCGGCTGCCGCTCACGCTCGCGATTCTCGGCGCATTGCTGGTGCGCATTGCGGGCGAGCTCTACGCGATTCCGATCGACGCGGTTGGCGAGTCGTTGCGCTTGGATGCGAGTGAGATCGCGCGCAGCCAAAGCGGCGAGTCGATCGTTCATCGCGACCGCTTCTTGCCGGTGATCCGCGGCGCAGAATTCTTCGAGCTTAGCAGCAGAGGCCGCGAAAGCGGGAGCGTGCTCGTCGTCGTACTCCGCGCAGCCGATCGTGAAGTCGGCCTCGTCGTCGACGAGTTCGTCGGCGACCAGGAGATCGTCGTCAAACCACTTTCCGAACTGGTCGGTCCGATCGCCGGGATCGCGGGCGGTACGATCCTCGGAGATGGCTCGATCGCACTGATTCTAGATCCGAACGCGCTCGTGAGCGAAGTTCATCGCGGGCCCGGATCGGTCGTTATTTCCGGAGCCATGCCCCAACGATGA
- a CDS encoding chemotaxis protein CheW, whose translation MTTTADTRQIVVFALQSNEFGIDIGQVREIDRLVPITRVPRVPAHVEGIINLRGQLVPIVDLRTRLGMPHAAPTKMARIIVAEIGPRSIGMIVDEVREVVRIPTDQIEQSEGVLEGLANEFIGALARIDERLIILLDVEKVLGPEAPTVLTDKESV comes from the coding sequence ATGACGACAACAGCCGACACGCGGCAGATCGTCGTGTTCGCGTTGCAAAGCAACGAATTCGGTATCGACATCGGGCAGGTTCGTGAGATCGACCGGTTGGTGCCGATAACGCGCGTGCCGCGCGTTCCCGCACATGTCGAAGGGATCATCAACTTGCGTGGCCAGCTCGTGCCCATCGTGGACTTGCGCACGCGCCTGGGCATGCCGCATGCTGCCCCGACCAAAATGGCGCGCATCATCGTCGCCGAAATCGGGCCTCGCAGCATCGGTATGATCGTCGATGAAGTCCGTGAAGTCGTTCGTATCCCGACGGATCAGATCGAACAAAGCGAAGGGGTGCTCGAAGGGCTCGCAAACGAGTTCATCGGCGCTCTGGCGAGAATCGATGAGCGCTTGATCATTCTGTTGGACGTGGAAAAGGTGCTCGGACCGGAGGCACCCACCGTTCTGACGGATAAAGAAAGCGTGTGA
- the rlmD gene encoding 23S rRNA (uracil(1939)-C(5))-methyltransferase RlmD gives MGSEHDVRFTDLLANGQGVGRVDSQVVFVWGPLPDERARIRITEMKKSYAVGELIEIIEYSPQRATPFCPVFGTCGGCQVQHLSYPAQLAWKSRLVRDALERIGGFSGVQVAPAVGMDQPRGYRNKMALVVERLNERVAFGFYQMRSHAFVSIDACPVVLPQLDAEIAALRQAADDSKLGGAFANVKHVIARAGASTGESVTALTTQEPSPQIASAAAELAKRLPGTKGISNSFSPPSANAILGRKQRVVWGESEMEERIALPAGSEVRYRVSAASFFQINTAMVGRLFEKLAQLPKPSNVVDLYCGAGTFSIWFALGGATVTGIEENPAAIREAKDNAILNGVANKTQFLCGRVESLLGKPEGRKALRADLAFLDPPRKGSDVQTLDALAAARIPAIWYLSCNPATLARDLAHLRTAGYVLEETTPFDFFPQTGHVETLARVRRQDAA, from the coding sequence ATCGGCAGCGAACACGACGTTCGCTTCACCGACCTGCTCGCAAACGGTCAGGGCGTCGGTAGAGTAGATTCGCAAGTGGTCTTCGTATGGGGACCGCTGCCGGACGAGCGCGCCCGCATTCGCATCACTGAGATGAAGAAATCGTATGCGGTCGGCGAGCTGATCGAAATCATCGAGTATTCGCCGCAACGAGCGACGCCGTTTTGTCCCGTCTTCGGAACGTGCGGCGGATGCCAAGTGCAGCATCTCTCATATCCGGCCCAGCTTGCGTGGAAGTCACGGCTGGTTCGTGATGCGCTCGAACGCATCGGTGGATTCTCAGGCGTGCAGGTCGCTCCGGCGGTCGGCATGGATCAGCCGCGCGGCTACCGCAACAAAATGGCGCTCGTCGTAGAGCGGTTAAACGAGCGCGTCGCATTCGGCTTCTATCAGATGCGCAGTCACGCGTTTGTCTCGATCGATGCGTGTCCCGTCGTCTTGCCGCAGCTCGATGCGGAGATCGCCGCGCTGCGGCAGGCAGCCGATGATTCGAAACTCGGCGGCGCTTTCGCAAACGTCAAGCACGTGATCGCACGGGCGGGGGCATCGACCGGTGAAAGCGTGACCGCCCTGACGACGCAGGAGCCTTCACCGCAAATCGCTTCGGCGGCGGCGGAGTTGGCAAAACGTTTGCCCGGCACGAAAGGGATAAGCAACTCGTTCTCACCGCCGAGCGCAAATGCGATTCTCGGACGGAAACAGCGAGTTGTATGGGGCGAAAGCGAGATGGAAGAGCGCATCGCGCTGCCGGCCGGTTCTGAGGTCCGCTATCGCGTCTCGGCGGCTTCGTTTTTTCAAATCAACACCGCGATGGTTGGGCGATTGTTCGAGAAACTCGCGCAGCTACCGAAGCCTAGCAACGTCGTCGATCTGTATTGCGGTGCCGGAACGTTCTCGATTTGGTTCGCACTCGGTGGCGCGACCGTGACGGGAATCGAAGAGAATCCCGCCGCGATTCGTGAAGCGAAGGACAACGCGATCCTGAACGGGGTCGCGAACAAGACGCAATTCCTGTGCGGCCGTGTCGAGTCACTCCTCGGAAAGCCCGAGGGTCGCAAGGCGCTACGAGCAGACCTTGCTTTTCTCGATCCGCCGCGAAAGGGCAGCGACGTGCAGACGCTCGATGCGCTTGCGGCGGCACGGATCCCGGCCATCTGGTATCTGTCCTGCAATCCCGCGACGTTGGCGCGCGACCTCGCGCATCTGCGTACGGCCGGATACGTGCTGGAAGAGACGACCCCGTTCGACTTCTTTCCGCAGACGGGTCACGTCGAGACGCTTGCTCGCGTGCGAAGGCAGGATGCTGCTTAG
- the gatC gene encoding Asp-tRNA(Asn)/Glu-tRNA(Gln) amidotransferase subunit GatC encodes MASPDLDVRYVAKLARIALTDDEARTYGAQLADILGHVAALNELDTSDVAATAQVIESRNVEREDSPALCLTRSEALAGAPREQGGYFRVPRIIGES; translated from the coding sequence ATGGCCAGCCCCGATCTTGACGTCCGCTACGTTGCAAAGCTTGCTCGCATTGCCCTAACCGACGACGAGGCGCGCACCTATGGTGCGCAGCTCGCCGACATCCTGGGCCATGTTGCCGCGCTCAATGAGCTCGATACCTCGGATGTAGCAGCGACGGCGCAAGTGATCGAGTCACGCAACGTCGAGCGCGAGGATTCGCCGGCGCTCTGCTTGACACGCAGCGAAGCGTTGGCTGGCGCTCCCCGCGAGCAGGGCGGATACTTTCGCGTGCCGCGCATCATCGGTGAATCATAA
- the gatA gene encoding Asp-tRNA(Asn)/Glu-tRNA(Gln) amidotransferase subunit GatA produces the protein MADSLIEMTAAETARKVNARERSAREIALATFERVRRTDGEVGAFLTLTEDLALAHADRVDERIAAGESLPLAGVPLAVKDNMCLRGTQTTAGSKILLGWNAPYTATAVQRILDAGAIPIGKTNLDEFAMGSSCENSALGVTRNPYDAQRVPGGSSGGSAAAVASYESTIGLGSDTGGSIREPAAFCNIVGFKPTYGRVSRYGLIAFASSLDQIGPLTRSVEDAALAYDAIAGVDPMDATSVDVPHESTATSLRQDLKGLRVGIVKEYRAKSLGPAIDEVYAKAYADLETLGAEIVEIGLPTADYGIATYYLIAPAECSSNLARFDGVRYGLRVEGNDMAETYDRTRAAGFGPEVKRRILIGTHALSSGYYDAYYLKAQKARTKIAADFENAFGACDVIAAPAAASPAFRLGAKSDPYSMYLMDYYTIPVSLAGLPSISVPCGWARPDDGAEEMPLGLQLTAPLFGERLLLGAAHAYEIATKHAKKHAPRIGVRA, from the coding sequence ATGGCTGATTCGCTGATCGAGATGACCGCCGCCGAGACGGCGCGCAAGGTCAATGCACGCGAACGCTCGGCGCGCGAGATCGCCCTGGCGACGTTCGAACGCGTGCGCCGAACCGACGGCGAGGTCGGCGCATTCCTTACGCTAACGGAAGACCTTGCGCTCGCGCACGCAGATCGAGTCGATGAACGCATTGCAGCGGGCGAGAGCCTTCCGCTTGCCGGAGTGCCGCTTGCCGTCAAAGACAACATGTGCCTGCGTGGTACGCAGACGACCGCGGGTTCGAAGATATTGCTCGGTTGGAATGCGCCATACACGGCAACGGCCGTGCAGCGCATCCTCGACGCGGGCGCGATCCCAATCGGCAAGACGAATCTGGACGAGTTTGCTATGGGCAGCTCGTGCGAGAATTCGGCGCTCGGCGTTACTCGCAATCCGTACGATGCGCAGCGCGTCCCGGGCGGAAGTTCCGGCGGCAGCGCAGCAGCAGTGGCGAGCTACGAAAGCACGATCGGTCTCGGCAGCGATACCGGCGGTTCGATTCGTGAGCCGGCGGCGTTTTGCAATATCGTCGGATTCAAACCGACGTATGGGCGCGTCTCGCGCTACGGATTGATCGCCTTTGCATCGAGTCTCGATCAAATCGGGCCGCTGACGCGGAGCGTCGAGGATGCGGCGCTCGCGTATGACGCAATTGCGGGCGTCGATCCGATGGACGCAACCAGCGTTGACGTTCCGCATGAGAGCACCGCGACGAGCTTGCGCCAGGATCTCAAAGGCCTCCGCGTCGGCATCGTCAAGGAATACCGCGCGAAGTCGCTTGGCCCGGCCATCGATGAAGTTTATGCCAAAGCGTACGCCGACCTCGAGACGCTCGGCGCCGAGATCGTCGAGATCGGGTTGCCGACGGCGGATTATGGGATCGCGACATATTATTTGATCGCGCCCGCGGAGTGCTCGTCGAATCTCGCGCGTTTCGACGGCGTGCGCTACGGATTGCGCGTCGAAGGCAACGACATGGCTGAGACCTACGACCGCACGCGCGCGGCCGGTTTCGGTCCGGAAGTCAAACGCCGTATCTTGATCGGTACGCACGCGCTTTCGAGCGGCTACTATGATGCGTATTATTTGAAGGCGCAAAAGGCGCGCACGAAAATCGCGGCTGATTTCGAAAATGCCTTCGGAGCCTGCGACGTCATCGCAGCACCGGCGGCCGCATCTCCGGCGTTCCGCCTGGGCGCGAAGAGCGACCCGTACAGCATGTATCTGATGGACTACTATACGATCCCGGTATCGCTTGCGGGCTTACCTTCGATCTCGGTCCCATGCGGTTGGGCGCGTCCGGACGACGGCGCGGAAGAAATGCCGCTCGGCTTGCAGCTCACCGCGCCACTCTTCGGCGAGAGGCTGCTGCTCGGTGCAGCACATGCGTATGAAATCGCGACGAAGCATGCGAAGAAACACGCTCCGCGCATCGGCGTGAGGGCATAG
- the gatB gene encoding Asp-tRNA(Asn)/Glu-tRNA(Gln) amidotransferase subunit GatB — MIGLECHVELKTATKMFCGCKNEFGGEPNTKVCPVCLGFPGALPVPNKKAIELTIKAGLAFGSEIPRFSKFDRKNYFYPDMPKDYQISQYDMPLCKGGVVEFWLENGARGECRLTRIHLEEDTGKSTHAGSSDGRLAGSTYSLVDFNRAGVPLMECVSEPDLRTAEEAVGYLEALKRTFVQLGVSDVKMEEGSLRCDANVSIRATGSTTLGTKAEIKNMNSFKSVRLAIESEIARQIELLESGNRVTQETRGWDESSGTTHSQRSKEEAHDYRYFPDPDLVPLEFEAAWIEELRSTLPDPPFKRYVRYVDQYELPTKNAAQLVENPAWEVLLDGAVRRGVKPKSYANLLLGDVAKKQNEDGLSEPAATFTIPASSEFVKLIENGTITSKAAKEMFPRIWSGEITDPAEYVKREGLAQSSDRDEIKKFVDEVIATNADAVAEIRKGKERALQFLLGQVMKASRGKANPALVNELLREAIGSG, encoded by the coding sequence GTGATTGGGCTCGAGTGTCACGTTGAGCTCAAGACCGCGACAAAGATGTTCTGCGGGTGCAAGAATGAGTTCGGCGGCGAACCGAACACGAAGGTTTGTCCGGTTTGTCTTGGCTTCCCCGGCGCACTACCCGTGCCGAACAAGAAAGCGATCGAGCTGACGATCAAGGCGGGTCTCGCGTTTGGGTCGGAGATCCCGCGTTTCTCGAAATTCGATCGCAAGAACTATTTCTATCCCGACATGCCAAAAGATTATCAGATCTCGCAGTACGACATGCCGCTCTGCAAGGGCGGCGTCGTCGAGTTCTGGCTCGAGAACGGTGCGCGCGGCGAGTGCCGTCTCACGCGCATCCATCTCGAAGAAGACACGGGCAAGTCGACGCATGCCGGATCCAGCGACGGTCGCCTTGCGGGCAGTACGTATTCGCTGGTTGATTTCAATCGCGCCGGCGTTCCGCTCATGGAGTGTGTATCGGAGCCGGATTTGCGCACGGCCGAAGAGGCCGTCGGGTATCTCGAAGCGCTCAAGCGAACCTTCGTGCAGCTCGGCGTTTCCGACGTCAAGATGGAAGAAGGCTCGTTGCGTTGCGATGCCAACGTTTCGATCCGTGCCACCGGAAGCACGACGCTCGGCACGAAGGCCGAGATAAAGAATATGAATTCATTCAAGTCGGTACGGCTTGCAATCGAATCGGAGATCGCGCGTCAGATCGAGCTCCTGGAGTCGGGTAACCGTGTGACGCAAGAAACGCGTGGTTGGGACGAGAGTTCCGGCACGACGCATTCACAGCGATCGAAAGAAGAAGCGCACGACTACCGGTACTTTCCGGACCCGGATCTCGTGCCGCTCGAATTCGAAGCGGCCTGGATCGAGGAGCTGCGTTCGACGCTACCGGATCCACCGTTCAAGCGCTACGTCCGCTACGTCGACCAATACGAACTGCCGACAAAGAATGCGGCGCAGCTCGTGGAGAACCCGGCCTGGGAAGTGTTGCTCGATGGTGCGGTGCGTCGCGGCGTCAAGCCGAAAAGCTACGCGAACCTGCTCTTAGGCGACGTTGCGAAGAAACAAAATGAAGATGGCCTAAGCGAGCCGGCAGCGACCTTTACAATCCCGGCGTCGTCCGAGTTCGTCAAGCTGATCGAGAATGGAACGATCACCTCCAAAGCGGCGAAGGAGATGTTTCCGCGCATTTGGAGCGGCGAGATCACCGATCCGGCGGAGTACGTCAAGCGTGAAGGGCTGGCGCAGTCGAGCGATCGCGACGAGATCAAGAAATTCGTCGATGAGGTCATCGCAACCAACGCCGATGCGGTCGCGGAAATTCGCAAAGGCAAAGAACGTGCGCTGCAGTTTCTGCTGGGCCAAGTCATGAAAGCGAGTCGCGGGAAAGCCAATCCTGCCCTCGTCAACGAGCTCTTGCGGGAGGCGATTGGCAGCGGCTAG
- a CDS encoding endonuclease MutS2 codes for MAAASALCDARTCEVLDWAAICERLATHTHSDRATVWARHLSPQANFNAAKIALEETTEMRTLVGEGFSLARVIETQEAVATAKRGAAIAPLDLRAIGNGIAAGNAAVRRVREAGGERLVSLCAGFIPMPDVAKRIDNAIGERGEVLDRASPELTRLRRGIASAGADARERTTAIARSQRYRSMLQDDVVTVRDGRFVVPVKAEFAGTFKGIVHDSSSSGQTYFVEPLEALDANNRLRALRTQEEHEVARILAELSQLVGMHADDIERDAEIYAFLDLVHARARLAQMQRAEPPQLEDAKVLAIDDGRHPLLGERAVAQSLRLDDQTRMLLISGPNMGGKTVTLKMSGLFVLMAYCGMHIPAGPQSTIGRFERIFSDIGDEQSIAQNASTFSEHLRRYAEILRGAGPHALVLVDEIGGGTEPSAGAALAVAILERLLALGALIVATTHAGELKLFAHDTPYVRNASVRFDPQTYAPTYQLELGAPGQSLAFPLARAMHVDPAVVDRAETILSTNERDYDRALADLAQINAAAAAERDAVGRERARLAALETEAQRRNDQLESERRSFARDADQRLTAALREFVRDLERRSDERKRAKVTPSQSAALGRAIDQLHRDLGIDARGHERERAENVRVGDRVTVGSLEQEGTIVALDDDGGSAVVQIGPMRTTVQRDDLHPAAVARPKRTQSSSSPNLEVASRAMPEIDVRGKRLLEAQPLVERWLDEAQLVGHSPLRLIHGKGTGLLGRGLQELLRTYPNVRSFRYGNENEGGSGVTIVELRA; via the coding sequence TTGGCAGCGGCTAGCGCTCTGTGCGACGCACGCACGTGCGAGGTTCTGGATTGGGCCGCGATTTGCGAGCGTCTGGCCACGCACACGCACAGCGATCGGGCCACCGTCTGGGCGCGACATCTCTCGCCGCAAGCGAATTTTAATGCGGCGAAAATAGCGCTCGAAGAAACAACCGAGATGCGTACGTTGGTCGGCGAAGGCTTTTCGCTCGCGCGCGTCATCGAAACGCAGGAAGCCGTGGCCACGGCGAAGCGAGGCGCGGCAATCGCACCGCTCGATCTTCGTGCAATCGGCAACGGAATCGCAGCCGGGAACGCCGCCGTTCGCCGTGTTCGCGAAGCCGGGGGTGAGCGGCTCGTTTCCCTGTGCGCGGGCTTCATCCCGATGCCCGACGTGGCCAAGCGTATCGATAACGCAATCGGCGAGCGCGGCGAAGTACTCGATCGCGCATCGCCTGAGCTTACGCGGCTTCGACGCGGGATCGCATCAGCCGGCGCCGACGCCCGCGAACGCACGACGGCAATTGCCCGCTCGCAACGGTACCGCTCGATGCTGCAAGACGACGTCGTTACCGTCCGTGACGGCCGCTTTGTCGTTCCCGTCAAAGCCGAATTCGCGGGCACGTTCAAGGGGATCGTGCACGATTCGAGCTCGAGCGGACAGACATACTTCGTGGAGCCGCTTGAAGCGCTCGATGCGAACAACCGGTTGCGCGCGCTGCGTACGCAAGAGGAACACGAGGTCGCCCGCATCCTTGCGGAGCTTTCACAGCTCGTCGGAATGCATGCCGATGATATCGAGCGTGACGCGGAGATTTACGCGTTCCTCGATCTGGTGCACGCGAGAGCGCGACTGGCGCAGATGCAACGCGCCGAACCACCGCAGCTCGAGGATGCCAAAGTTCTTGCTATCGATGACGGCAGACATCCGCTTCTCGGCGAACGCGCAGTCGCGCAATCCTTACGCCTCGACGATCAAACGCGGATGCTGCTGATCAGCGGCCCCAACATGGGCGGTAAGACCGTGACGCTCAAGATGAGCGGCCTGTTCGTGTTGATGGCGTATTGCGGGATGCACATCCCGGCGGGGCCGCAAAGCACGATCGGCCGGTTCGAGCGCATTTTTTCCGACATCGGCGACGAGCAGTCGATCGCTCAGAATGCATCCACGTTTTCGGAGCACTTGCGGCGTTATGCCGAGATTCTGCGCGGAGCGGGTCCACACGCGCTCGTGCTCGTCGACGAAATCGGTGGCGGGACGGAGCCGAGCGCCGGCGCGGCCCTTGCGGTTGCGATTCTCGAGCGCTTACTTGCGCTCGGTGCGTTGATCGTCGCGACGACACACGCAGGCGAGCTCAAACTCTTTGCGCACGACACGCCGTACGTTCGCAACGCCAGCGTGCGTTTTGACCCCCAGACATATGCGCCGACGTATCAGCTGGAACTGGGCGCGCCCGGACAGTCGCTCGCGTTTCCGCTAGCGCGTGCCATGCATGTCGATCCGGCCGTCGTCGACCGCGCGGAAACGATTCTGAGTACGAATGAACGCGACTACGATCGGGCCCTCGCAGACCTTGCGCAAATCAATGCCGCTGCTGCAGCCGAGCGCGATGCGGTCGGGCGCGAGCGCGCACGGCTCGCAGCGCTCGAGACCGAAGCACAGCGGCGCAACGACCAGCTCGAAAGCGAACGCCGCAGCTTCGCGCGCGACGCCGATCAACGTTTGACGGCAGCGCTTCGCGAGTTCGTTCGCGATCTCGAACGGCGTTCGGACGAGCGTAAGCGCGCGAAGGTCACGCCCTCGCAAAGTGCGGCACTCGGACGCGCGATCGATCAACTCCATCGCGACCTTGGAATTGATGCGCGAGGACACGAGCGTGAGCGCGCCGAGAACGTTCGCGTCGGCGACCGGGTTACGGTCGGAAGCCTTGAGCAAGAGGGCACGATCGTCGCACTCGATGACGATGGTGGTTCGGCGGTCGTGCAAATCGGGCCGATGCGCACGACCGTGCAAAGGGACGATCTGCATCCGGCAGCCGTAGCGCGCCCCAAACGCACGCAGTCGAGCAGTTCGCCCAACCTCGAAGTCGCCTCCCGTGCCATGCCGGAGATCGACGTGCGCGGCAAGCGACTTTTGGAGGCGCAGCCGCTCGTCGAGCGATGGTTGGATGAAGCACAGCTCGTGGGGCATTCGCCGTTGCGCCTG